From bacterium, a single genomic window includes:
- a CDS encoding pyruvate ferredoxin oxidoreductase, which translates to MAQIPETQQKVKFYQTGTFTVGNRLLDDQNRSVQATMDRCNSLDSGHRACQGCGEALGARFAIDAAM; encoded by the coding sequence ATGGCACAAATTCCGGAGACCCAACAAAAGGTCAAGTTTTACCAGACCGGCACCTTTACCGTCGGTAACCGCCTGCTCGACGATCAAAACCGCAGCGTGCAGGCAACCATGGATCGATGCAACTCGCTCGACTCGGGACATCGCGCCTGCCAGGGATGTGGCGAGGCACTGGGCGCGCGCTTTGCGATCGACGCGGCGATGC